Within the Clarias gariepinus isolate MV-2021 ecotype Netherlands chromosome 27, CGAR_prim_01v2, whole genome shotgun sequence genome, the region TGCCCTTTCTCGAATTGCACGAACACAGTATGCTGGTTTAAGTAGCAGCTTCCGTGATGTGATGATGGAATACAACAAAGCTGAGATGAGCCACAGAGAAATGTGCAAAATGTTTATCCAGAGGCAGATGGAGATTGTGGGGCGAGAGGTGACTGGTGAAGAGATTGAGGAAATGCTAATTAATGACCAGTGGAACATCTTTAGTGAGGGCCTTGTCACAGAGGGGAAAACCATACAGTCTGCACTCAGCCAGATTGAAAACCGACACACGGAGCTACTGGAACTGGAGAGCCGCATAAGAAGCATCCACGAAGTGTTTCTAGACATGGCCATGCTAGTAGAAGAACAGAACAACATGATTGACTACATACAGACAAATGTCCAAAAAACTGATGCAGATATAAAGAGTGTGCTGGATAAGCTTGTAAAGGCCGAGAAATATGATAAAAGCAACCCCTTCAAGAAGCTCTTTTTTAGGAAGCGTTAATCAACTGTGTATC harbors:
- the LOC128514669 gene encoding syntaxin-11-like; its protein translation is MKDRLSELQAISASRSDVDIRKSAAAFPHSLKKCHEEPLQKHGTDPEMKAIFNEANNIRHDIHLILLDVKHFEEQNSHAWNEQQNFILDTNSIAANIKSRAKDVLARLRTMDMRASELEKSHGIRSALSRIARTQYAGLSSSFRDVMMEYNKAEMSHREMCKMFIQRQMEIVGREVTGEEIEEMLINDQWNIFSEGLVTEGKTIQSALSQIENRHTELLELESRIRSIHEVFLDMAMLVEEQNNMIDYIQTNVQKTDADIKSVLDKLVKAEKYDKSNPFKKLFFRKR